A part of Miscanthus floridulus cultivar M001 chromosome 6, ASM1932011v1, whole genome shotgun sequence genomic DNA contains:
- the LOC136458717 gene encoding probable tyrosine-protein phosphatase DSP2, producing the protein MLVLEPFVYIPEETIREALKVILDVRNQPVLIHCKRGKHRTGCVVGCLRKPQKWCLSSVFDEYLHFAAAKARSTDQRFMELFDASSLMHLTASQY; encoded by the exons ATGTTGGTGCTGGAACCATTCGTCTACATCCCTGAAGAAACGATCCGAGAGGCGCTCAAAGTTATTCTTG ACGTAAGAAACCAGCCAGTGCTCATCCACTGCAAGAGAGGCAAG CACCGGACTGGCTGCGTCGTCGGATGCCTGAGGAAGCCGCAGAAGTGGTGCCTGTCTTCAGTGTTCGATGAGTACCTGCACTTCGCGGCGGCGAAGGCGAGGAGCACTGACCAGAGGTTCATGGAGCTGTTCGACGCGTCGAGCTTGATGCACCTGACGGCCTCACAGTATTGA